The region GCCTTCATCCGGTCGAGGAACTCCGGCTCGAGGGCCTCCTCCACCACCCGCCCCGGCATGTCCTGCGCCGCCGGTACGCCGAGGAGGGCCAGGACTGTGGGGAGGAAGTCGTAGATGGTTATCTCGCCCGACACCCCCTGCTGGACGTGGCGGCCCCAGAGCCCGAAGACGCCGGTGGGGTCGTGCCAGTACATCATCGTCTGCATCTGGTCGTCGCCGATGAGAATGGTCTTCGGCGGGTAGATGGTGTTGAAGCCGTGGTCGCTCACCACCACGATGACCGCCTCGTCGCCCCAGCGGTCCATGGCCACGCCCAGGAGTTTGTCCTCGAAGCGGTACGCCTCGATGATGGTGTCGCCGGCTTCCTCGGACAGCTCCCGGCGGTAGGGCGGGATGGGCGGCAGGTTGGCCGGTTTGCCGGTCAGCTTTTCCCACCGGTAGGCGTGGGCCGGCCAGATGAGATGGCAGAGCACGTCCGGGAATTCCTGGTACACCGCCGCGATGTTCCAGTCCTCGTGGTCCATGAGCCAGAAGCAGGCATTGGCGGCCAGGACGTCCCGCTCCAGGTAGTGGGGCAGGGGCGGCCCCCCTTTCAGCGGCGTCCCGTCGGTGGTGGCCGCCGGGATGTACGGTAGGACCCAGGCCAGCGCGTAGTCGTCCTCGGAGATGTAGGGTCGGTCGGCGATGGCCTCGTTCACCGTTTCCGTGACGCCCTCGGGCCAGTCCTTGCCCGGGAGCTCGTCGTAGTGGGGGATGCCGATGAAGCCCTTGCCGAACTTGGGTTTCCAGGCATAGTTGGTCAGGTTGAAGCCCTTAATCTCCCCCGTGGGCCAGGAGTAGTACCAGTTGGTGACGATGCTGGAGAGGCCGCATCCGCCCAAAAATTCCCAGAAGGTCGAAACCTTGCGGTCCATCGCCGACAGGGGTTCCAGCCGGCCGGTCTCGGGGTTGGTCCGGGTGAAGGCGGTTATGCCGTGCTCCTGCGCCGGTTTGCCGGTGGCGAAGGTGGTCCAGATCATGGGGGAGAAGTAGGGCGCCTCGGATTGCAGGGTCCCCAGGTAGCCCTCGTCGCGCATTTTCGCGAAGTGCGGCAGCTCGCCCATGTCTATGAGGTCGTTCAGGAGGGTGTCCTCCAGGGCGTCCATCCCCAGCACGACCACCTTCACCGGCTTGAAAACCCCAGGGTCTTCGGCCGGTGCGGCGGTGAGGCGGACCGAGGGGAGCGCGATGCGCCCCACCCGCAGGGCCGGCGCCCTTTCGTTCAGGTGATTCCGCAACTCCGGTTCGAGTTCTCGGAGCAGCTCCCCCCGGCGGGTGGTGTAGAGCTCCGCGGTCGTCCCGTCGAAGGTCCTCTCCCCGACGACGTCGTCCAGGATCTCCCGGATGAGCCCCCCGCCCCAGTCGGCGCCCCACGCATCCACGACCTGCACCGCGCCGGCGGGGTCGAGGTCCAGCTCGAGGCGGACCTCCACCTCCAGTCCGCCGTCAGAGGTTACGATTGGTGCGAAACCGGACGGCTCGTACAGCCCCGCGGGAACCGGGACCAGCGAGTCCACCAGGGGGAAGAGCCAAACCGTCGAGCCCAGCATGAGCGTTTCCGCCCCGCCGAGGCCCCTTTGGGCGACGTAGATGTAAGCCGGGTCGGAATCCACTTCGGTGTAGCCCAGAATCCAGACCAGCACCGCCAGGGCGGCGACGGCGGAGACGGTAATAATCCAAGCGGTGCGGCCCTTTATCTCCATCATAACCGACCTTTTTTCGAAGTATTCACAACTCATTATAAACGAAGGGTCCGCGCACCGACAACACAAATCCGAACTCCCCCCGTTATTCGGGTACGAACGGGAAAAAATTGAACCTTGACACGTCGTCGTTCTTAGTGTTAGCCTCTAACCGATTAAGGTACTCAATTAGGATTCACCGGAGCGGCTACCGCGTTTCGCCAGAAGCGTTACTTCGTTTCCCTGAAACTTTTACTCCCCCACTCTTTAGAAGGAGGGGTTGAAAGTGCGTAACCTATTCTTATGCGCGCTCATTGGGGCGCTCTTCTGTCTTGTTTCCTGCGCCCCCGAGGAACAGGAGACCACCTTCCCCATCGCCGAGTACATGGATCAGGCCTTCAGCGTGTTCGTCACCGACGACTCGTACGACAACTGGTGCGGCACCCAACTAATCCTCGACTTCAACGGCGGTCAGAGCGCTGACAACGCCATCATTCCCGAGTACATCACCAACCTGCCGACCATTGACGGTGTGCTGTCGCCCGACGAGGTCTGGAATCCCGAGCTGGGCACGGTCACGTGGCACACCTTCGACCTGGAGCACAAGGAATACGCCTCGGGCTACGGCGACGACCTCGACTCGGAAGGTTTCAACGTGAATGCGCCGTCCTCGGGCGTGGTGGACGAGATCAATGTCGCGGCGTGCTTCAACGTGGCCGCCGGCGTCGGCACACTCTACATGGCCTTCCAGTGGACCGACCCCTACG is a window of bacterium DNA encoding:
- a CDS encoding alkaline phosphatase family protein codes for the protein MMEIKGRTAWIITVSAVAALAVLVWILGYTEVDSDPAYIYVAQRGLGGAETLMLGSTVWLFPLVDSLVPVPAGLYEPSGFAPIVTSDGGLEVEVRLELDLDPAGAVQVVDAWGADWGGGLIREILDDVVGERTFDGTTAELYTTRRGELLRELEPELRNHLNERAPALRVGRIALPSVRLTAAPAEDPGVFKPVKVVVLGMDALEDTLLNDLIDMGELPHFAKMRDEGYLGTLQSEAPYFSPMIWTTFATGKPAQEHGITAFTRTNPETGRLEPLSAMDRKVSTFWEFLGGCGLSSIVTNWYYSWPTGEIKGFNLTNYAWKPKFGKGFIGIPHYDELPGKDWPEGVTETVNEAIADRPYISEDDYALAWVLPYIPAATTDGTPLKGGPPLPHYLERDVLAANACFWLMDHEDWNIAAVYQEFPDVLCHLIWPAHAYRWEKLTGKPANLPPIPPYRRELSEEAGDTIIEAYRFEDKLLGVAMDRWGDEAVIVVVSDHGFNTIYPPKTILIGDDQMQTMMYWHDPTGVFGLWGRHVQQGVSGEITIYDFLPTVLALLGVPAAQDMPGRVVEEALEPEFLDRMKAGPLAERPATYDPHEREVDRDIVNVVGEAELERLRALGYLQ